From a region of the Lactuca sativa cultivar Salinas chromosome 4, Lsat_Salinas_v11, whole genome shotgun sequence genome:
- the LOC111889837 gene encoding delta(3,5)-Delta(2,4)-dienoyl-CoA isomerase, peroxisomal has product MAKYTTIEIVQENPKSSVFKLYLNRPRHSNALSREFFTEFPNALSSLDNNPNVAVIVLSGKGKHFCSGIDLKTLASISADFQSPSDRGRSGEKSRREIKFMQKAITAIEKCRKPVIAAVQGACIGGGVDIISACDMRFCTEDAFFSVKEVDLAITADLGSLQRLPAIVGYGNAMELALTARTFSGSEAKVLGLVSKVFGSKPDMDEGVGAIADGIAAKSPLAVIGTKAVLVRSRDMSLSQGLDYVATWNSSMLLSDDLKEVAAASLQNRKPSFSKL; this is encoded by the exons ATGGCGAAATACACGACCATTGAAATCGTTCAGGAAAACCCAAAATCCTCCGTCTTCAAACTCTACCTTAACAGGCCACGCCATAGTAACGCACTCTCACGCGAATTCTTCACAGAATTCCCAAATGCTCTCTCGTCTCTCGACAACAACCCTAATGTTGCCGTTATCGTGTTATCCGGGAAAGGCAAGCACTTCTGCTCAGGGATTGATCTAAAAACACTAGCCTCGATTAGCGCAGATTTCCAGAGTCCTTCAGATCGTGGACGTTCCGGGGAAAAATCCCGCAGAGAAATAAAGTTTATGCAAAAAGCCATCACGGCGATCGAGAAGTGCCGGAAGCCGGTGATCGCCGCTGTTCAAGGTGCTTGTATTGGTGGAGGAGTTGATATAATCAGTGCCTGTGATATGAGGTTTTGCACGGAGGACGCGTTCTTTTCGGTGAAGGAGGTGGATTTGGCAATCACGGCAGATCTCGGATCGCTTCAGAGGTTACCAGCGATTGTAGGGTATGGTAATGCGATGGAGTTGGCTCTGACCGCTCGGACTTTTTCTGGTTCAGAAGCGAAGGTGTTAGGACTTGTTTCCAAGGTTTTTGGTTCTAAACCGGATATGGATGAAGGTGTTGGAGCAATTGCAGACG GAATTGCTGCAAAATCTCCACTTGCTGTGATTGGGACCAAGGCAGTGTTAGTAAGAAGTAGAGACATGTCGTTGAGCCAAGGCTTGGATTATGTTGCGACTTGGAACTCTTCTATGCTTTTATCCGATGATCTAAAGGAGGTTGCAGCAGCAAGCCTACAAAACAGGAAACCTTCATTTTCCAAGCTCTGA